Proteins co-encoded in one Bemisia tabaci chromosome 9, PGI_BMITA_v3 genomic window:
- the LOC109034842 gene encoding facilitated trehalose transporter Tret1 isoform X2: MVQNFFGSYGSHWHRVHCRHHRSAISRFITTIRGKQGASNNEGSGLMDSYVFMISASMGTLLCPLTSILCGPLMDILGRRLVFKIYYSVSTIGYLIIAFAKEVWHLYIGRLCLAFSLGFTVANVIYLPEITTTSQRSLVLATINPLFSLGLLFSYVVGGYLRWDVASLIHTLICGLGLFSVLFLPESPAWLVKEQRPEDARNVFRWLGRNAAKIDGDISRLQTTGNGPVKRSIPLKQLRHATVWKPFLILITFHFLQTMTGIYNIMFYTVEFFRDLGTAFDPVLVTIGFAFSRFVVCVTVGYYFTTKCPRRVATAVSGFGSGAAYLVAVGYEVWWKGDRRFQWVPVAAVLVSCVFSTAGVQALPWIMTGEVYPLSVRGCMGGATFFVGNVFLFLCIKFHFALVEALGMPGVMTFFGVACLVSGAFGLLVLPETQGRTMLQIELGFMVKKRKPPPERKFRYVKEEELWFEPPNVDQASLEVQPGTEEEFAAKQP, translated from the exons ATGGTTCAGAACT TTTTTGGCAGTTACGGGAGCCATTGGCATCGAGTTCATTGCAGGCACCATCGAAGCGCAATCAGCCGTTTTATTACCACAATTAGAGGGAAGCAAGGAGCTTCCAATAACGAAGGATCAGGCCTCATGGATAG ttacgTTTTTATGATTTCAGCAAGTATGGGAACTCTGCTGTGCCCCCTCACGTCTATTCTTTGCGGTCCGTTGATGGATATATTAGGACGACGATTGGTCTTTAAGATCTATTATTCAGTCTCCACGATCGGATATTTAATAATAGCGTTTGCCAAAGAGGTCTGGCATCTGTACATAGGTCGGCTATGCTTAGCTTTTTCACTCG GTTTCACGGTGGCCAACGTGATCTACCTGCCAGAGATCACGACGACAAGTCAGCGGAGCCTCGTGCTGGCGACGATCAACCCGCTGTTCTCGCTGGGCCTCCTGTTCAGCTACGTCGTCGGCGGGTACCTCCGCTGGGACGTGGCCTCCCTCATCCACACGCTCATCTGCGGCCTGGGCCTCTTCTCCGTCCTCTTCCTCCCCGAGTCGCCGGCCTGGCTCGTCAAGGAGCAGCGCCCCGAGGACGCCCGCAACGTCTTCCGCTGGCTCGGCCGAAACGCCGCCAAGATCGACGGGGACATCTCCCGACTCCAAACTACAG GAAACGGACCTGTGAAGCGCTCGATCCCGCTGAAGCAACTGCGCCACGCCACGGTCTGGAAACCCTTCCTCATCCTCATCACGTTCCACTTCCTGCAGACGATGACCGGCATCTACAACATCATGTTCTACACGGTCGAGTTCTTCCGGGACCTGGGCACCGCCTTCGACCCCGTCCTGGTGACGATCGGCTTCGCCTTCTCGCGCTTCGTTGTCTGTGTCACCGTGGGCTACTACTTCACTACCAAGTGCCCGCGGCGGGTGGCCACGGCCGTGTCGGGCTTTGGGTCCGGCGCCGCGTATCTCGTCGCCGTCGGCTACGAGGTCTGGTGGAAGGGTGACCGGCGCTTCCAGTGGGTCCCGGTCGCCGCTGTTCTCGTGTCGTGTGTCTTCTCCACGGCCGGGGTCCAGGCTCTCCCGTGGATTATGACCGGCGAG GTGTACCCGCTCTCTGTGCGCGGGTGCATGGGTGGCGCGACGTTCTTCGTCGGGAACGTGTTCCTGTTCCTGTGCATCAAGTTCCACTTCGCGCTGGTCGAGGCCCTGGGGATGCCCGGCGTGATGACCTTCTTCGGGGTGGCGTGCCTCGTGTCGGGCGCCTTCGGGCTCCTCGTCCTCCCGGAGACCCAGGGCAGGACCATGCTCCAGATCGAGCTCGGCTTCATGGTCAAGAAGAGGAAGCCGCCACCGGAGAGGAAGTTCCGATACGTCAAGGAGGAGGAGCTCTGGTTCGAGCCGCCCAACGTGGATCAAGCCTCGCTCGAGGTTCAGCCCGGGACGGAGGAGGAGTTCGCTGCCAAACAACCATAA
- the LOC109034842 gene encoding facilitated trehalose transporter Tret1-2 homolog isoform X1, with translation MMPAADGSPPRTSSKWFRTFLAVTGAIGIEFIAGTIEAQSAVLLPQLEGSKELPITKDQASWIASMGTLLCPLTSILCGPLMDILGRRLVFKIYYSVSTIGYLIIAFAKEVWHLYIGRLCLAFSLGFTVANVIYLPEITTTSQRSLVLATINPLFSLGLLFSYVVGGYLRWDVASLIHTLICGLGLFSVLFLPESPAWLVKEQRPEDARNVFRWLGRNAAKIDGDISRLQTTGNGPVKRSIPLKQLRHATVWKPFLILITFHFLQTMTGIYNIMFYTVEFFRDLGTAFDPVLVTIGFAFSRFVVCVTVGYYFTTKCPRRVATAVSGFGSGAAYLVAVGYEVWWKGDRRFQWVPVAAVLVSCVFSTAGVQALPWIMTGEVYPLSVRGCMGGATFFVGNVFLFLCIKFHFALVEALGMPGVMTFFGVACLVSGAFGLLVLPETQGRTMLQIELGFMVKKRKPPPERKFRYVKEEELWFEPPNVDQASLEVQPGTEEEFAAKQP, from the exons ATGATGCCTGCGGCGGACGGTTCTCCGCCCCGAACATCTTCAAAATGGTTCAGAACT TTTTTGGCAGTTACGGGAGCCATTGGCATCGAGTTCATTGCAGGCACCATCGAAGCGCAATCAGCCGTTTTATTACCACAATTAGAGGGAAGCAAGGAGCTTCCAATAACGAAGGATCAGGCCTCATGGATAG CAAGTATGGGAACTCTGCTGTGCCCCCTCACGTCTATTCTTTGCGGTCCGTTGATGGATATATTAGGACGACGATTGGTCTTTAAGATCTATTATTCAGTCTCCACGATCGGATATTTAATAATAGCGTTTGCCAAAGAGGTCTGGCATCTGTACATAGGTCGGCTATGCTTAGCTTTTTCACTCG GTTTCACGGTGGCCAACGTGATCTACCTGCCAGAGATCACGACGACAAGTCAGCGGAGCCTCGTGCTGGCGACGATCAACCCGCTGTTCTCGCTGGGCCTCCTGTTCAGCTACGTCGTCGGCGGGTACCTCCGCTGGGACGTGGCCTCCCTCATCCACACGCTCATCTGCGGCCTGGGCCTCTTCTCCGTCCTCTTCCTCCCCGAGTCGCCGGCCTGGCTCGTCAAGGAGCAGCGCCCCGAGGACGCCCGCAACGTCTTCCGCTGGCTCGGCCGAAACGCCGCCAAGATCGACGGGGACATCTCCCGACTCCAAACTACAG GAAACGGACCTGTGAAGCGCTCGATCCCGCTGAAGCAACTGCGCCACGCCACGGTCTGGAAACCCTTCCTCATCCTCATCACGTTCCACTTCCTGCAGACGATGACCGGCATCTACAACATCATGTTCTACACGGTCGAGTTCTTCCGGGACCTGGGCACCGCCTTCGACCCCGTCCTGGTGACGATCGGCTTCGCCTTCTCGCGCTTCGTTGTCTGTGTCACCGTGGGCTACTACTTCACTACCAAGTGCCCGCGGCGGGTGGCCACGGCCGTGTCGGGCTTTGGGTCCGGCGCCGCGTATCTCGTCGCCGTCGGCTACGAGGTCTGGTGGAAGGGTGACCGGCGCTTCCAGTGGGTCCCGGTCGCCGCTGTTCTCGTGTCGTGTGTCTTCTCCACGGCCGGGGTCCAGGCTCTCCCGTGGATTATGACCGGCGAG GTGTACCCGCTCTCTGTGCGCGGGTGCATGGGTGGCGCGACGTTCTTCGTCGGGAACGTGTTCCTGTTCCTGTGCATCAAGTTCCACTTCGCGCTGGTCGAGGCCCTGGGGATGCCCGGCGTGATGACCTTCTTCGGGGTGGCGTGCCTCGTGTCGGGCGCCTTCGGGCTCCTCGTCCTCCCGGAGACCCAGGGCAGGACCATGCTCCAGATCGAGCTCGGCTTCATGGTCAAGAAGAGGAAGCCGCCACCGGAGAGGAAGTTCCGATACGTCAAGGAGGAGGAGCTCTGGTTCGAGCCGCCCAACGTGGATCAAGCCTCGCTCGAGGTTCAGCCCGGGACGGAGGAGGAGTTCGCTGCCAAACAACCATAA
- the LOC140225428 gene encoding uncharacterized protein has protein sequence MAPTVIQSKRDKPLLVNEGFVYHHHSYNKDRTSKYWRCERQTCNARCVTNTNVEELVVYKCDISTHLHLPDHAAVEAMQIVQNIRELAAEQPNARPSDVIRTGVGNVEEEVSVKLPEENHLKRMVNRRQNKERPRLPGPNTVNFEITAPYDRTRSDQLFLLYNSGREGANRTLIFSTSENLRILAASDTLLTDGTFKVVPRQFLQLYTLHGVILDTVFPFVFVLTTRKDEGTYADIYRQVKDIAAELDIHFSFQFLNTDFEAANINAVKEALPNARIVGCLFHFSQSLWRQIVSRGLRADYLNTEEPELRRNLLELMALPFIPPADLVETFIFLYEEIDDALTEFATYVDHRYVRGKPARGRRRAVPPLFPPETWNVYNLVLADRIRTNNAVEGFHSKFNQIVGTHHANIWKLIDAFKKVQQDTERT, from the coding sequence ATGGCTCCAACAGTGATACAGAGTAAACGCGACAAGCCCCTCCTTGTCAATGAAGGGTTTGTGTACCATCACCATTCGTACAATAAAGATAGGACGAGTAAGTACTGGAGGTGTGAGAGGCAAACATGCAATGCGAGATGCGTCACTAATACGAACGTGGAAGAACTAGTTGTTTATAAGTGCGATATCTCAACTCATTTGCATCTCCCGGATCATGCTGCAGTGGAGGCAATGCAGATCGTGCAAAATATTCGAGAATTAGCAGCTGAGCAACCGAATGCAAGACCCAGCGACGTTATAAGAACAGGGGTAGGAAACGTTGAAGAAGAAGTCAGCGTCAAACTACCGGAGGAAAATCATCTTAAGCGTATGGTTAACAGAAGACAGAACAAGGAAAGGCCGCGTTTACCAGGTCCAAATACGGTAAATTTTGAGATAACCGCTCCTTATGATAGAACTCGATCTGATCAGCTATTTTTACTGTACAACAGTGGTCGTGAGGGTGCCAATCGTACACTGATCTTTTCCACCAGTGAGAATCTTAGGATTTTGGCAGCGAGTGATACACTTCTGACTGATGGAACTTTTAAAGTTGTACCGCGGCAATTCCTTCAACTGTACACTCTGCACGGAGTCATTTTGGACACTGTCTTcccatttgtttttgttttaacgaCACGAAAAGATGAGGGCACGTATGCAGACATATACCGTCAAGTGAAGGACATAGCAGCCGAACTAGATATTCATTTcagctttcaatttttaaatactgaCTTTGAAGCAGCAAATATAAACGCGGTAAAAGAAGCACTCCCCAACGCTCGCATCGTCGGTTGCTTATTCCACTTTTCCCAGTCCTTATGGCGTCAGATTGTTAGCCGAgggctgcgggccgattatttaaATACAGAAGAACCCGAGTTACGACGTAACTTACTGGAACTCATGGCTCTGCCGTTCATCCCTCCTGCAGATTTGGtggaaactttcatttttctctatGAGGAAATAGACGACGCTTTAACCGAATTTGCGACGTACGTTGACCACAGGTACGTGCGTGGCAAACCAGCTCGGGGAAGAAGACGTGCGGTACCTCCCCTGTTCCCTCCCGAAACATGGAACGTCTACAACTTAGTTTTGGCAGATCGTATTAGAACAAACAACGCAGTTGAGGGCTTTCACTCAAAATTCAACCAAATCGTCGGCACGCATCATGCTAACATTTGGAAGCTCATTGACGCTTTTAAAAAGGTTCAACAGGACACAGAGCGTACGTAA
- the LOC109034842 gene encoding facilitated trehalose transporter Tret1 isoform X3 yields the protein MGTLLCPLTSILCGPLMDILGRRLVFKIYYSVSTIGYLIIAFAKEVWHLYIGRLCLAFSLGFTVANVIYLPEITTTSQRSLVLATINPLFSLGLLFSYVVGGYLRWDVASLIHTLICGLGLFSVLFLPESPAWLVKEQRPEDARNVFRWLGRNAAKIDGDISRLQTTGNGPVKRSIPLKQLRHATVWKPFLILITFHFLQTMTGIYNIMFYTVEFFRDLGTAFDPVLVTIGFAFSRFVVCVTVGYYFTTKCPRRVATAVSGFGSGAAYLVAVGYEVWWKGDRRFQWVPVAAVLVSCVFSTAGVQALPWIMTGEVYPLSVRGCMGGATFFVGNVFLFLCIKFHFALVEALGMPGVMTFFGVACLVSGAFGLLVLPETQGRTMLQIELGFMVKKRKPPPERKFRYVKEEELWFEPPNVDQASLEVQPGTEEEFAAKQP from the exons ATGGGAACTCTGCTGTGCCCCCTCACGTCTATTCTTTGCGGTCCGTTGATGGATATATTAGGACGACGATTGGTCTTTAAGATCTATTATTCAGTCTCCACGATCGGATATTTAATAATAGCGTTTGCCAAAGAGGTCTGGCATCTGTACATAGGTCGGCTATGCTTAGCTTTTTCACTCG GTTTCACGGTGGCCAACGTGATCTACCTGCCAGAGATCACGACGACAAGTCAGCGGAGCCTCGTGCTGGCGACGATCAACCCGCTGTTCTCGCTGGGCCTCCTGTTCAGCTACGTCGTCGGCGGGTACCTCCGCTGGGACGTGGCCTCCCTCATCCACACGCTCATCTGCGGCCTGGGCCTCTTCTCCGTCCTCTTCCTCCCCGAGTCGCCGGCCTGGCTCGTCAAGGAGCAGCGCCCCGAGGACGCCCGCAACGTCTTCCGCTGGCTCGGCCGAAACGCCGCCAAGATCGACGGGGACATCTCCCGACTCCAAACTACAG GAAACGGACCTGTGAAGCGCTCGATCCCGCTGAAGCAACTGCGCCACGCCACGGTCTGGAAACCCTTCCTCATCCTCATCACGTTCCACTTCCTGCAGACGATGACCGGCATCTACAACATCATGTTCTACACGGTCGAGTTCTTCCGGGACCTGGGCACCGCCTTCGACCCCGTCCTGGTGACGATCGGCTTCGCCTTCTCGCGCTTCGTTGTCTGTGTCACCGTGGGCTACTACTTCACTACCAAGTGCCCGCGGCGGGTGGCCACGGCCGTGTCGGGCTTTGGGTCCGGCGCCGCGTATCTCGTCGCCGTCGGCTACGAGGTCTGGTGGAAGGGTGACCGGCGCTTCCAGTGGGTCCCGGTCGCCGCTGTTCTCGTGTCGTGTGTCTTCTCCACGGCCGGGGTCCAGGCTCTCCCGTGGATTATGACCGGCGAG GTGTACCCGCTCTCTGTGCGCGGGTGCATGGGTGGCGCGACGTTCTTCGTCGGGAACGTGTTCCTGTTCCTGTGCATCAAGTTCCACTTCGCGCTGGTCGAGGCCCTGGGGATGCCCGGCGTGATGACCTTCTTCGGGGTGGCGTGCCTCGTGTCGGGCGCCTTCGGGCTCCTCGTCCTCCCGGAGACCCAGGGCAGGACCATGCTCCAGATCGAGCTCGGCTTCATGGTCAAGAAGAGGAAGCCGCCACCGGAGAGGAAGTTCCGATACGTCAAGGAGGAGGAGCTCTGGTTCGAGCCGCCCAACGTGGATCAAGCCTCGCTCGAGGTTCAGCCCGGGACGGAGGAGGAGTTCGCTGCCAAACAACCATAA